From Micrococcus porci, one genomic window encodes:
- a CDS encoding dicarboxylate/amino acid:cation symporter: MSHAAPSSSVPPAPPSSSATDGTAAPEKAPRRGLRRLGLLPRVLLGIVLGVVVGLVSPEWLTRTAVTGTSLFSAFLGFIVPVLIVALVAPAIAELGRGAGRWLSVTAAIAYGSTLFGGFLSLGVALALFPRILTPGSISGVTDPSEGGATPFFEIAMDPPFGVMTALLLSFVLGIGMTLIPRGVLQQGFEELRTIIERVVTGIVVPLLPFYIFGIFLAMAASGGVFEVIGTFLGVILIVFALTVVLLLVQYAVAGVIAHRNPLTALKAMMPAYATALGTSSSAATIPVTLRQVVSLGVRQPIAAFVVPLAATIHLAGSTVKIVAFSTAVIILTGGQVDVGLMVGFIFMLGITMVAAPGVPGGAIVAASGLLSSMLGFTEPQVALMVATYIAIDSFGTATNVTGDGAIALIMDRIAGDRIAADPGVAEESPAA; the protein is encoded by the coding sequence ATGTCGCACGCCGCCCCGTCCTCATCCGTCCCGCCCGCCCCGCCGTCGTCGTCTGCCACGGACGGCACCGCCGCGCCGGAGAAGGCCCCCCGCCGCGGGCTGCGCCGGCTGGGCCTGCTGCCGCGCGTCCTGCTGGGCATCGTGCTGGGCGTCGTCGTGGGCCTGGTCTCCCCCGAGTGGCTCACCCGGACCGCGGTGACCGGCACGTCCCTGTTCAGCGCGTTCCTCGGGTTCATCGTCCCCGTGCTGATCGTGGCGCTGGTGGCCCCGGCCATCGCCGAGCTCGGCCGCGGCGCGGGCAGGTGGCTGTCCGTCACCGCGGCGATCGCCTACGGCTCGACCCTCTTCGGCGGGTTCCTGTCCCTGGGGGTGGCGCTGGCGCTGTTCCCGCGCATCCTCACCCCGGGCTCGATCTCCGGCGTGACGGATCCCTCCGAGGGCGGGGCGACGCCGTTCTTCGAGATCGCCATGGACCCGCCGTTCGGCGTCATGACGGCGCTGCTGCTGTCCTTCGTCCTGGGCATCGGCATGACGCTGATCCCCCGCGGCGTGCTCCAGCAGGGCTTCGAGGAGCTGCGGACCATCATCGAACGCGTGGTCACCGGGATCGTCGTGCCCCTGCTGCCGTTCTACATCTTCGGCATCTTCCTCGCGATGGCCGCCTCGGGCGGCGTGTTCGAGGTGATCGGCACGTTCCTGGGCGTGATCCTCATCGTGTTCGCCCTGACCGTGGTCCTGCTGCTGGTGCAGTACGCGGTGGCCGGCGTCATCGCCCACCGCAACCCCCTCACCGCCCTGAAGGCCATGATGCCCGCCTATGCGACGGCGCTGGGCACCTCGTCGTCGGCGGCCACCATCCCCGTGACCCTGCGCCAGGTGGTCTCCCTGGGCGTGCGGCAGCCGATCGCGGCGTTCGTGGTGCCGTTGGCGGCGACTATCCACCTGGCCGGCTCCACGGTGAAGATCGTGGCGTTCTCCACCGCGGTCATCATCCTCACCGGCGGGCAGGTGGACGTGGGCCTGATGGTCGGATTCATCTTCATGCTCGGCATCACCATGGTGGCCGCCCCCGGTGTGCCGGGCGGGGCCATCGTGGCCGCCTCGGGCCTGCTCTCCTCGATGCTCGGGTTCACGGAGCCGCAGGTCGCGCTGATGGTGGCCACCTACATCGCCATCGACTCGTTCGGCACCGCCACCAACGTCACGGGCGACGGCGCGATCGCGCTGATCATGGACCGGATCGCCGGGGACCGGATCGCCGCCGACCCCGGTGTGGCCGAGGAGTCCCCGGCCGCCTGA
- a CDS encoding alkaline phosphatase D family protein produces MKQTTAPLSHSASRRSVLAAASAAVLAPAALAGPAAARPARHTPGGLVASRLTLPSGVATGDVTSNSAVLWARSSGRSRLHATLRAVDEDGKVLRGRFARGLTLRSGWVDGATDHTAKILADTLPSGTRFEVTYAFEDEAGRLGESAVARFTTAPGARFGRKTSAAQSFVWTADTAGQGYGINPEIGGMRGYAAMHATQPDFFLHSGDTIYADNPIPETLEVAGEPTWRNLVTEETSKVAETLNEFRGRHRYNMMDDNLRALYADVPVIAQWDDHETTNNWWPGEVLEDPRYTQVRDVDTLAARARRAWQEYMPIADSTALRRGSGFEPARIYRRIPRGATLDVFALDMRTHKGENTPGLETHETPILGEEQLQWLIHGLRASTATWKVIANDLPLGLVVPDGTGQESLSNGDDGAPLGRELEIARLLKAIKDHGVKNVVFLTGDVHYCAAHHYSPDRAAFTDFEPFWEFVAGPINAGSFGPNTLDGTFGPRLDFEAHGPVMGSPRSGEHQYFGHVEIPEDGREFRVRLINANGRTVYARTLTAA; encoded by the coding sequence GTGAAGCAGACCACCGCACCCCTGTCCCACTCCGCCTCCCGCCGTTCGGTGCTCGCCGCGGCGTCCGCCGCCGTGCTCGCCCCCGCCGCCCTGGCCGGCCCCGCCGCCGCCCGTCCGGCCCGCCACACCCCCGGTGGCCTGGTCGCGTCCCGCCTGACGCTGCCGTCCGGCGTCGCCACCGGCGACGTCACCTCGAACTCGGCCGTGCTGTGGGCGCGCTCGTCCGGCCGTTCGCGTCTGCACGCCACGCTGCGCGCGGTCGACGAGGACGGGAAGGTGCTGCGCGGCCGCTTCGCTCGCGGGCTGACCCTGCGCTCCGGCTGGGTCGACGGGGCCACCGACCACACCGCGAAGATCCTCGCGGACACGCTGCCCTCCGGCACCCGCTTCGAGGTGACGTACGCGTTCGAGGACGAGGCCGGCCGCCTGGGCGAGTCGGCCGTGGCCCGCTTCACGACGGCGCCCGGCGCGCGGTTCGGCCGGAAGACCTCCGCCGCCCAGTCCTTCGTGTGGACCGCGGACACCGCGGGGCAGGGCTACGGCATCAACCCGGAGATCGGCGGCATGCGCGGCTACGCGGCGATGCACGCCACGCAGCCCGACTTCTTCCTGCACTCCGGCGACACGATCTACGCGGACAACCCCATCCCGGAGACCCTCGAGGTGGCCGGCGAGCCCACCTGGCGCAACCTCGTCACGGAGGAGACGTCCAAGGTCGCCGAGACGCTGAACGAGTTCCGCGGCCGCCACCGCTACAACATGATGGACGACAACCTCCGCGCCCTGTACGCGGACGTCCCCGTCATCGCCCAGTGGGACGACCACGAGACGACCAACAACTGGTGGCCGGGCGAGGTCCTCGAAGACCCGCGCTACACCCAGGTCCGTGACGTGGACACGCTGGCCGCCCGCGCCCGCCGCGCGTGGCAGGAGTACATGCCGATCGCCGACTCCACGGCCCTGCGCCGCGGCTCCGGCTTCGAGCCCGCCCGCATCTACCGCAGGATCCCCCGCGGCGCGACGCTCGACGTGTTCGCCCTGGACATGCGCACCCACAAGGGTGAGAACACCCCGGGTCTCGAGACCCACGAGACCCCGATCCTGGGCGAGGAGCAGCTGCAGTGGCTCATCCACGGGCTGCGGGCGTCGACCGCCACGTGGAAGGTCATCGCCAACGACCTGCCTCTGGGCCTGGTCGTCCCCGACGGCACGGGCCAGGAGTCCCTGTCCAACGGCGACGACGGCGCCCCGCTGGGCCGCGAGCTGGAGATCGCCCGCCTCCTGAAGGCGATCAAGGACCACGGCGTGAAGAACGTCGTGTTCCTCACCGGCGACGTCCACTACTGCGCGGCGCACCACTACTCCCCCGACCGCGCGGCGTTCACCGACTTCGAGCCGTTCTGGGAGTTCGTGGCCGGCCCCATCAACGCCGGATCGTTCGGCCCGAACACGCTGGACGGCACCTTCGGCCCGCGCCTGGACTTCGAGGCGCACGGGCCGGTCATGGGCTCGCCGCGCTCCGGCGAGCACCAGTACTTCGGCCACGTCGAGATCCCCGAGGACGGCCGTGAGTTCCGGGTGCGTCTGATCAACGCGAACGGTCGCACCGTGTACGCGCGGACCCTGACGGCGGCCTGA
- a CDS encoding cysteine desulfurase family protein gives MSTILDLDHAATAPVRRSALEAMWPALTGVYGNPSSAHEAGRAAAALLEDARARVARAIGARAGQIVFTSGGTEADALAVLGTVRARILAGRPAGHVLTTGIEHSAVRQSCDQLARLHGVEVEHLALDRDGLTSADDLAARLRPDTALVSVHLAHNEVGTVQPVAELAAVAREAGVPLHVDAVQAAGQIPVDVRALGADLVALSGHKVGGPKGVGALWVRPGHALEPLVPGGGQERGRRSGTQNVAGAAGFAAAFEEAEAERAAAADAWSGLRDRFAARVLDGVRELVPDARLTGHPARRLPRHASFVLPGVNGESVLEEAARRGVLASAGSACSAHDAEPSPALLALGLSEDEARTALRCTFGPDADAPLLDAAADAIVDAVRTVTALR, from the coding sequence ATGAGCACCATCCTGGACCTGGACCACGCGGCCACCGCGCCCGTCCGGCGCAGCGCGCTGGAGGCGATGTGGCCCGCGCTCACGGGCGTCTACGGCAACCCGTCCTCGGCGCACGAGGCCGGCCGGGCGGCGGCGGCCCTGCTCGAGGACGCCCGCGCGCGGGTGGCCCGCGCGATCGGCGCCCGGGCCGGGCAGATCGTGTTCACCTCGGGCGGCACGGAGGCCGACGCGCTCGCCGTGCTCGGCACGGTGCGCGCCCGGATCCTCGCCGGCCGCCCGGCGGGCCACGTGCTGACCACGGGGATCGAGCACAGCGCGGTGCGGCAGTCCTGTGACCAGCTGGCCCGGCTGCACGGCGTCGAGGTCGAGCACCTCGCGCTGGACCGTGACGGCCTGACCTCGGCGGACGACCTCGCCGCCCGCCTGCGCCCGGACACCGCGCTGGTCAGCGTGCACCTGGCCCACAACGAGGTGGGCACGGTGCAGCCGGTGGCCGAGCTGGCCGCCGTCGCCCGGGAGGCGGGCGTGCCGCTGCACGTGGACGCGGTACAGGCCGCGGGGCAGATCCCGGTGGACGTGCGCGCCCTCGGGGCGGATCTCGTGGCGCTGTCCGGGCACAAGGTCGGCGGGCCCAAGGGGGTCGGCGCACTGTGGGTGCGCCCGGGTCACGCCCTGGAACCGCTCGTGCCCGGTGGCGGCCAGGAGCGGGGTCGGCGGTCCGGGACGCAGAACGTGGCCGGCGCGGCCGGGTTCGCGGCCGCCTTCGAGGAGGCCGAGGCGGAACGCGCCGCGGCCGCGGACGCGTGGTCGGGGCTGCGGGACCGGTTCGCGGCGCGCGTGCTCGACGGCGTCCGGGAGCTCGTGCCCGACGCGCGGCTGACCGGCCATCCCGCGCGGCGGCTGCCGCGTCACGCCTCGTTCGTGCTGCCCGGCGTGAACGGCGAGTCGGTGCTGGAGGAGGCGGCCCGCCGGGGCGTGCTGGCCTCGGCGGGATCCGCGTGCTCGGCCCACGACGCCGAGCCGTCCCCGGCCCTGCTCGCGCTGGGCCTCAGCGAGGACGAGGCCCGCACGGCCCTGCGCTGCACGTTCGGCCCGGACGCCGACGCCCCGCTGCTCGACGCCGCCGCGGACGCGATCGTCGACGCCGTCCGGACGGTCACCGCCCTGCGCTGA
- the nadC gene encoding carboxylating nicotinate-nucleotide diphosphorylase, whose amino-acid sequence MTPADRAPATPAPQPDVERIVAAALAEDAPWGDVSSEAFVPEQARITARVVAREAGVLSGTNALEAAFRLVDPAVSVTLHLADGADLSPGAVVAEVAGPARSVLRAERVALNLVQRLSGIATTTAAHVAAVRAGGGHARVVDTRKTTPGLRVLERQAVRDGGGHNHRSSLSDAVMLKDNHLAALGFGGAGDPGEALTAALRAGMARLPHTTHVEVEVDRLEQIPAVLAAGVGTIMLDNFSPAELRAGVELVAGRAVVEASGGVSLETIGAIAATGVDVISVGALTHTVRSLDLGLDAVVEEVSPRR is encoded by the coding sequence GTGACCCCGGCCGACCGCGCCCCGGCGACGCCGGCCCCGCAGCCGGACGTGGAGCGGATCGTGGCCGCGGCGCTCGCCGAGGACGCGCCCTGGGGCGACGTCTCCTCGGAGGCATTCGTCCCGGAGCAGGCCCGGATCACCGCGCGCGTGGTGGCCCGCGAGGCCGGGGTGCTCTCCGGCACGAACGCCCTCGAGGCCGCCTTCCGGCTCGTCGACCCGGCCGTGTCCGTCACCCTGCACCTGGCCGACGGCGCCGACCTGTCCCCCGGCGCCGTCGTCGCCGAGGTCGCGGGCCCCGCCCGCTCGGTGCTGCGGGCCGAACGCGTGGCGCTGAACCTCGTCCAGCGGCTGTCCGGGATCGCCACGACGACGGCCGCCCACGTGGCCGCCGTGCGCGCCGGCGGCGGGCACGCACGGGTGGTGGACACCCGCAAGACCACCCCGGGTCTGCGCGTGCTCGAGCGGCAGGCGGTGCGGGACGGCGGCGGGCACAACCACCGCTCCAGCCTCTCGGATGCCGTGATGCTGAAGGACAACCACCTGGCCGCGCTGGGGTTCGGCGGCGCCGGCGACCCGGGCGAGGCCCTCACCGCGGCCCTGCGCGCCGGGATGGCCCGCCTGCCGCACACCACCCACGTGGAGGTGGAGGTCGACCGGCTCGAGCAGATCCCGGCGGTGCTCGCCGCCGGGGTCGGCACGATCATGCTGGACAACTTCTCGCCGGCCGAGCTGCGGGCCGGCGTCGAGCTCGTGGCGGGCCGCGCCGTCGTCGAAGCCTCCGGCGGGGTGAGCCTCGAGACGATCGGGGCGATCGCGGCCACGGGCGTGGACGTGATCTCGGTGGGGGCGCTGACCCATACCGTCCGGTCCCTGGACCTGGGCCTGGACGCCGTGGTCGAGGAGGTCTCGCCGCGCCGATGA
- the nadA gene encoding quinolinate synthase NadA yields MTTPTGTTASVARTLTLIDKDAARGSSCSPDLTRGPWAFDAGLPAYGPGASQDDAVPADAPVQGRIPEEYQRASDEELHARISAARQTLGERVVVLGHFYQRDEVVQHADFVGDSFQLARASQGRPAAEAIVFCGVHFMAETADLLSTPDQAVILPNLAAGCSMADMADLDSVEDAWEQLEAVYGTEPDDDGRMPLLPVTYMNSSAALKGFVGERGGIVCTSSNASAVLDWAFERAQRVLFFPDQHLGRNTGRARGIPLEQMPTWNPRLPLGGNSEDALREAKVLLWHGFCSVHRRFTVAQIEQARAEHPDVQVIVHPECPLPVVEAADSSGSTDFIVKAIQAAPAGSTFAIGTEINLVQRLAAQHPEHTIFCLDPVICPCSTMYRIHPGYLAWVLEELVAGRVVNRITVPVSVADPARTALERMLAVAPKQSAAQSAAQSAGAGT; encoded by the coding sequence ATGACCACCCCGACCGGGACCACCGCCTCGGTGGCCCGCACCCTGACCCTGATCGACAAGGACGCCGCGCGCGGCTCCTCGTGCTCCCCCGACCTGACCCGCGGCCCCTGGGCGTTCGACGCCGGCCTGCCCGCCTACGGCCCCGGCGCATCGCAGGACGACGCCGTCCCGGCCGACGCCCCCGTGCAGGGCCGCATCCCCGAGGAGTACCAGCGGGCCTCGGACGAGGAGCTCCACGCCCGGATCAGCGCGGCGCGGCAGACGCTAGGCGAACGCGTCGTCGTGCTGGGCCACTTCTACCAGCGCGACGAGGTCGTCCAGCACGCCGACTTCGTGGGCGACTCCTTCCAGCTCGCGCGGGCCTCCCAGGGCCGGCCCGCGGCGGAGGCGATCGTGTTCTGCGGCGTGCACTTCATGGCGGAGACCGCGGACCTGCTCTCCACCCCGGACCAGGCCGTCATCCTGCCCAACCTCGCCGCCGGCTGCTCCATGGCGGACATGGCCGACCTGGACTCGGTCGAGGACGCGTGGGAGCAGCTCGAGGCGGTCTACGGCACCGAGCCGGACGACGACGGGCGCATGCCCCTGCTGCCCGTGACCTACATGAACTCCTCCGCGGCCCTCAAGGGCTTCGTCGGCGAGCGCGGCGGCATCGTGTGCACGTCCTCCAACGCCTCGGCCGTGCTGGACTGGGCGTTCGAGCGTGCCCAGCGCGTCCTGTTCTTCCCGGACCAGCACCTGGGCCGGAACACGGGCCGCGCCCGGGGGATCCCACTCGAGCAGATGCCGACGTGGAACCCCCGCCTGCCGCTGGGCGGGAACTCCGAGGACGCCCTGCGGGAGGCGAAGGTCCTGCTGTGGCACGGCTTCTGCTCGGTGCACCGCCGCTTCACCGTGGCGCAGATCGAGCAGGCCCGCGCCGAGCACCCGGACGTCCAGGTGATCGTGCACCCCGAGTGCCCGCTGCCCGTGGTGGAGGCCGCGGACTCCTCCGGGTCCACGGACTTCATCGTCAAGGCCATCCAGGCGGCGCCGGCCGGCTCGACCTTCGCGATCGGCACCGAGATCAACCTCGTGCAGCGCCTGGCCGCCCAGCACCCCGAGCACACGATCTTCTGCCTCGATCCCGTGATCTGCCCGTGCTCCACGATGTACCGCATCCACCCCGGCTACCTCGCCTGGGTGCTCGAGGAGCTCGTGGCCGGCCGCGTGGTCAACCGGATCACCGTGCCCGTGTCCGTGGCCGACCCGGCCCGCACCGCGCTCGAGCGGATGCTGGCCGTCGCGCCGAAGCAGTCCGCCGCGCAGTCCGCCGCGCAGTCCGCCGGGGCCGGGACGTGA
- a CDS encoding NUDIX hydrolase → MPVAEARVSVAVSTAVFGVRPDAHGVPRLCVALVPRMREPFLDRWALPGAWLGADEELADVAARVAAECVPGPVRRLEQLAAFGAVDRSPTGRVLTVAHWALSPTLDDDGAAPASRPDPDVAGLPIGVHVRWHRADAPPALAFDHAQILAAAVARLRADLPRAGVGHALLGPSFTLAELRAVHEAVLGRGLDAANFRRATLAAGTLEETGEVRDGTPHRPPKLYRYRPAGPGTDPNPAGPDASR, encoded by the coding sequence ATGCCGGTCGCTGAGGCCCGCGTCAGCGTCGCCGTGTCCACGGCCGTCTTCGGCGTGCGCCCGGATGCGCACGGCGTGCCCCGCCTCTGCGTCGCCCTCGTCCCGCGGATGCGCGAGCCGTTCCTGGACCGGTGGGCGCTGCCGGGCGCGTGGCTCGGCGCGGACGAGGAGCTGGCCGACGTCGCCGCACGCGTGGCCGCCGAGTGCGTGCCCGGCCCCGTCCGTCGCCTCGAGCAGCTGGCGGCGTTCGGCGCCGTGGACCGCTCCCCCACCGGACGCGTCCTCACGGTGGCCCACTGGGCGCTCAGCCCCACCCTGGACGACGACGGCGCCGCCCCGGCGTCCCGCCCGGACCCGGACGTGGCAGGGCTGCCCATCGGGGTCCACGTGCGCTGGCACCGGGCCGACGCACCGCCCGCGCTGGCGTTCGACCACGCCCAGATCCTGGCGGCGGCCGTGGCGCGCCTGCGCGCGGACCTGCCGCGAGCCGGCGTCGGGCACGCGCTGCTGGGGCCCTCCTTCACCCTCGCCGAGCTGCGCGCCGTGCACGAGGCCGTCCTCGGCCGCGGCCTCGACGCCGCCAACTTCCGCCGCGCCACCCTCGCGGCCGGAACCCTCGAGGAGACCGGCGAGGTCCGCGACGGCACCCCGCACCGCCCGCCCAAGCTCTACCGCTACCGGCCTGCCGGGCCCGGGACCGACCCCAATCCCGCCGGGCCGGACGCCAGCCGCTGA
- a CDS encoding alpha/beta fold hydrolase, with the protein MNTTAASAPSDAPLASTRIGEGSRRVAFLHGLMGRGRNFTGVATALADDFTVELIDLPDHGQSPWTDAVDYQDMADRVADHLRAGLAADGPVHLLGHSMGGKVAMVLALRHPELVERLVVVDISPRMSPSATGEFVHLLGTMLRMDLASYTSRAEADAAMAEHVHDARVRGFLLQNLRREDGHFAWQPNVRMLFEHLDEIGAFPDPVVPEDPDRVFDRPVLWLGGADSDYIRDGDAPEMKALFPRVVRVTVRGASHWVHADQPEAFVSAVRTFLTAD; encoded by the coding sequence GTGAACACGACCGCCGCCTCCGCCCCGTCCGACGCCCCCCTGGCCTCCACCCGCATCGGGGAGGGCTCGCGCCGCGTCGCGTTCCTGCACGGGCTCATGGGCCGCGGCCGCAACTTCACCGGCGTGGCCACCGCGCTCGCGGACGACTTCACGGTGGAGCTGATCGACCTCCCGGACCACGGGCAGTCGCCGTGGACCGACGCCGTCGACTACCAGGACATGGCGGACCGCGTGGCGGACCACCTCCGCGCTGGCCTCGCCGCCGACGGCCCGGTCCACCTGCTCGGCCACTCGATGGGCGGCAAGGTTGCGATGGTCCTCGCCCTGCGCCACCCCGAGCTCGTGGAGCGCCTCGTCGTCGTGGACATCTCCCCGCGCATGTCGCCCTCGGCCACGGGGGAGTTCGTCCACCTGCTCGGGACGATGCTGCGCATGGACCTCGCCTCCTACACGTCCCGCGCCGAGGCGGACGCGGCCATGGCCGAGCACGTGCACGACGCGCGGGTCCGCGGCTTCCTGCTGCAGAACCTGCGCCGCGAGGACGGCCACTTCGCGTGGCAGCCGAACGTGCGGATGCTCTTCGAGCACCTCGACGAGATCGGCGCGTTCCCCGACCCGGTGGTCCCCGAGGACCCGGACCGTGTCTTCGACCGCCCGGTGCTGTGGCTCGGCGGCGCCGACTCGGACTACATCCGAGACGGGGACGCGCCGGAGATGAAGGCGCTGTTCCCGCGCGTCGTGCGGGTGACGGTGCGGGGCGCCTCCCACTGGGTCCACGCGGACCAGCCGGAGGCGTTCGTCTCCGCGGTGCGCACCTTCCTCACGGCGGACTGA
- a CDS encoding MFS transporter encodes MNPSAGTSGGVFTARQRRVLAVLLVPVFMSLLAVSSINVALPSLQRGLGASDAELQWSISGYTLAFGMVLVPAGRAGDLLGRARLFRIGVLGFGLGALLSGLAPSGLLLVLARVLMGVGAGLLNPQVSGFIQAEFEGQARARAFGALGSTVGVSVAAGPLLAGGLIAVLGGDLGWRATFLVNVPIALAAVLIARGWLPEESPAPAGRRDFDPVGVALLASALVAVMLPFLDRGLGPWRFALLPLGAALAAGWAVWERGYRARGRAPMVDLSLFGLPGFRNGALMIGVYFTGSTSLFIVVAMFMQNGLGYGALQAALVGLPSAVCSSVMATVAGRLVLRAGRRLVVVGVSLVLAAVVGSIGVVAAHQAFGLSPWWLLATLGLFGMGQGLTVSPNQTLSLAEVPRPQSGTAGGILQTGQRVGTSVGSAVIVGVYLGVAGTGGPDRGFMAALGLIAVSIAAALAVAVADQRRRARQGGR; translated from the coding sequence ATGAACCCTTCCGCGGGGACGTCGGGAGGCGTGTTCACCGCACGGCAGCGCCGCGTCCTCGCGGTGCTGCTCGTCCCGGTCTTCATGTCCCTGCTGGCGGTGTCCAGCATCAACGTGGCCCTGCCCTCGCTGCAACGCGGCCTGGGCGCCTCCGACGCCGAGCTGCAGTGGTCCATCTCCGGGTACACCCTGGCCTTCGGCATGGTGCTGGTGCCGGCCGGGCGGGCCGGGGACCTGCTGGGGCGGGCGCGCCTGTTCCGGATCGGCGTGCTGGGCTTCGGCCTCGGGGCGCTGCTGTCCGGCCTGGCCCCCTCCGGTCTCCTGCTGGTGCTGGCCCGCGTGCTCATGGGAGTCGGGGCCGGCCTCCTCAACCCGCAGGTCAGCGGATTCATCCAGGCCGAGTTCGAGGGGCAGGCCCGGGCTCGGGCGTTCGGTGCGCTGGGCTCCACGGTGGGGGTCTCCGTGGCGGCCGGGCCCCTGCTGGCGGGCGGCCTGATCGCCGTGCTCGGAGGGGACCTCGGCTGGCGCGCCACCTTCCTCGTGAACGTGCCCATCGCCCTGGCCGCGGTGCTGATCGCCCGAGGCTGGCTGCCGGAGGAGTCCCCCGCGCCGGCCGGCCGCCGCGACTTCGACCCCGTGGGCGTGGCACTGCTGGCGTCCGCGCTCGTGGCCGTGATGCTCCCCTTCCTGGACCGGGGGCTGGGCCCGTGGCGCTTCGCCCTGCTCCCGCTCGGCGCGGCCCTCGCCGCCGGCTGGGCGGTCTGGGAGCGCGGCTACCGCGCCCGCGGCCGGGCACCGATGGTGGACCTGTCCCTGTTCGGCCTGCCGGGGTTCCGCAACGGCGCGCTGATGATCGGGGTCTACTTCACCGGCTCCACGAGCCTGTTCATCGTGGTGGCCATGTTCATGCAGAACGGGCTGGGCTACGGGGCGCTGCAGGCGGCCCTGGTGGGCCTGCCCTCCGCCGTGTGCTCGTCCGTCATGGCCACCGTGGCGGGGCGCCTGGTGCTGCGGGCCGGGCGCCGCCTGGTGGTCGTGGGCGTGAGCCTCGTGCTGGCGGCCGTGGTCGGCTCGATCGGCGTGGTCGCCGCCCATCAGGCGTTCGGCCTGAGCCCCTGGTGGCTGCTGGCCACCCTGGGACTGTTCGGCATGGGCCAGGGCCTCACCGTCTCCCCCAACCAGACCCTCAGCCTGGCGGAGGTCCCCCGGCCGCAGTCCGGGACGGCGGGCGGGATCCTGCAGACCGGGCAGCGGGTGGGCACCTCCGTCGGCTCCGCCGTGATCGTGGGCGTCTACCTGGGCGTGGCGGGCACGGGCGGTCCCGACCGCGGGTTCATGGCGGCCCTGGGCCTGATCGCGGTGTCCATCGCCGCGGCGCTCGCCGTGGCCGTGGCGGACCAGCGTCGCCGTGCGCGCCAGGGCGGACGCTGA
- a CDS encoding DUF808 domain-containing protein: protein MSGLVALLDDVAALARLAAASVDDVAAGAAKASAKAAGVVVDDAAVTPQYMEGAAAQRELPMILRIVRGSLRNKLVFILPGLLLLDWLAPWALPWLLLAGGTYLSFEGAEKVWHKLTGHHEPQEDTPAVEQGPEAEDKVVRGAITTDFILSLEIMVISMNEVSDQGFWMKAAILAIVAVVITVAVYGAVALIVKMDDVGLHMHENAHTSGARRFGLGLVKAMPVVMGVISVIGTVAMLWVGGHIVLMELATLGLPWLYELQHTIVHAVEGAGSVIAWLVETLTSAIWGLVWGSLVVAVVGLVRRLRT, encoded by the coding sequence ATGAGCGGTCTGGTCGCTCTGCTCGACGACGTCGCCGCCCTGGCGCGCCTGGCCGCCGCGAGCGTCGACGACGTCGCCGCCGGTGCGGCGAAGGCGTCCGCGAAGGCCGCCGGCGTGGTGGTCGACGACGCCGCGGTCACGCCGCAGTACATGGAGGGCGCGGCGGCGCAGCGTGAGCTCCCGATGATCCTGCGGATCGTCCGGGGGTCGCTGCGCAACAAGCTCGTCTTCATCCTGCCGGGCCTGCTGCTGCTGGACTGGCTGGCCCCGTGGGCCCTGCCGTGGCTGCTGCTCGCGGGCGGCACCTACCTGTCCTTCGAGGGCGCCGAGAAGGTGTGGCACAAGCTCACGGGCCACCACGAGCCGCAGGAGGACACGCCGGCCGTGGAGCAGGGCCCCGAGGCGGAGGACAAGGTGGTGCGCGGCGCCATCACCACGGACTTCATCCTCTCCCTCGAGATCATGGTGATCTCCATGAACGAGGTCTCGGACCAGGGCTTCTGGATGAAGGCGGCCATCCTCGCCATCGTCGCGGTGGTCATCACCGTGGCCGTGTACGGCGCGGTGGCGCTGATCGTGAAGATGGACGACGTCGGCCTGCACATGCACGAGAACGCGCACACCTCCGGCGCGCGCAGGTTCGGCCTCGGCCTGGTCAAGGCCATGCCCGTGGTCATGGGCGTCATCTCCGTGATCGGCACCGTCGCCATGCTGTGGGTCGGCGGCCACATCGTGCTGATGGAGCTCGCCACGCTCGGCCTGCCGTGGCTCTACGAGCTGCAGCACACCATCGTCCACGCGGTCGAGGGCGCCGGATCCGTCATCGCCTGGCTGGTGGAGACCCTCACCTCCGCGATCTGGGGCCTGGTCTGGGGCTCGCTCGTCGTCGCGGTCGTGGGTCTCGTGCGTCGGCTGCGCACATGA
- a CDS encoding ferritin — MSIDKDLTRKFNEQITLEFEASMVYRQLAIAADMQDLSGMAAWLRHQADEEIVHANKFIDHVVDREASAVIGAIPAPDVPEHITPVQIFEAALAHERKVSEAIRELYRAAEAAGDLSSRPLLNWFLEEQIEEEATVGEIVGQLKLVGEDGSGLLRIDSALGARPVETTENAG, encoded by the coding sequence ATGAGCATCGACAAGGACCTGACGCGGAAGTTCAACGAGCAGATCACCCTCGAGTTCGAGGCGTCCATGGTGTACCGCCAGCTGGCGATCGCCGCGGACATGCAGGACCTCTCCGGCATGGCCGCGTGGTTGCGGCACCAGGCCGACGAGGAGATCGTGCACGCCAACAAGTTCATCGACCACGTGGTGGACCGCGAGGCGAGCGCCGTGATCGGCGCGATCCCCGCCCCCGACGTGCCGGAGCACATCACCCCCGTGCAGATCTTCGAGGCCGCCCTCGCCCATGAGCGGAAGGTCTCCGAGGCCATCCGGGAGCTCTACCGCGCGGCCGAGGCCGCCGGGGACCTCTCCTCCCGGCCGCTGCTGAACTGGTTCCTCGAGGAGCAGATCGAGGAGGAGGCCACCGTCGGCGAGATCGTGGGCCAGCTGAAGCTGGTGGGCGAGGACGGCTCCGGCCTGCTCCGCATCGACTCGGCCCTCGGCGCCCGGCCGGTGGAGACCACCGAGAACGCGGGCTGA